The Candidatus Baltobacteraceae bacterium genome has a window encoding:
- a CDS encoding SDR family oxidoreductase, which produces MDLGICGRTALVLGASGGLGEAVALELAREGVLLGLAARRIAELERVRDAAKKLGARDAHAFAVDLSDSDSIARLLTEAVERMGNVDVLVLNGGGPKPGKFSQMKLDEWDAAYRQILRSMLAVVDGVLPSMRQRRWGRIVALTSTSVKQPIDTLVLSNAFRTALVSALHTLANEVAAEGITVNSIATGRIKTARLRALYGGNDEEMARSASAEVPIGRVADPQEFAPLVAFLCGEPARYVTGQTISIDGGLTRGLFG; this is translated from the coding sequence ATGGATCTAGGAATTTGCGGCCGAACCGCGCTCGTGCTCGGCGCGAGCGGTGGGCTCGGCGAAGCCGTCGCCCTCGAACTCGCACGCGAAGGCGTTTTGCTCGGGCTGGCCGCGCGCCGCATCGCCGAACTCGAGCGCGTGCGAGATGCCGCCAAAAAACTCGGCGCGCGCGACGCGCACGCGTTCGCGGTCGACCTCTCCGATAGCGATTCCATCGCACGGTTACTTACCGAAGCGGTCGAGCGTATGGGCAACGTCGACGTTCTGGTGCTCAACGGCGGCGGCCCCAAGCCCGGAAAGTTCAGTCAGATGAAGCTCGATGAATGGGATGCGGCTTATCGCCAAATTCTTCGCAGCATGCTCGCCGTCGTCGACGGCGTGCTGCCGTCGATGCGGCAACGCCGCTGGGGGCGCATCGTTGCGCTCACGTCGACGTCGGTGAAGCAGCCGATCGATACGCTCGTGCTCTCGAACGCGTTTCGCACGGCACTCGTTTCGGCGCTGCACACGCTCGCTAACGAAGTTGCCGCTGAGGGCATCACGGTGAACAGCATTGCGACCGGCCGCATAAAGACCGCGCGATTGCGGGCGCTCTACGGTGGAAATGACGAAGAGATGGCACGATCGGCGTCGGCCGAAGTTCCGATCGGCCGCGTTGCCGATCCGCAAGAGTTCGCTCCGCTGGTCGCCTTCTTGTGCGGCGAACCGGCACGGTACGTGACCGGTCAGACGATTTCGATCGACGGCGGGCTCACGCGTGGTCTGTTCGGATGA